Proteins encoded in a region of the Ziziphus jujuba cultivar Dongzao chromosome 3, ASM3175591v1 genome:
- the LOC107422070 gene encoding cucumisin: MAIPWLLFGLAYALLITAPQSSTSEDNREAYIVYMGDIPKEEVSTSSVHINMLQNVIGSNNIKPAGTLLHSYKRSFNGFAAKLTKEEAEKMAGMEGVVSMFPSQKMNLHTTKSWDFIGFPQNVKRSTMESNIIIGVFDTGIWPESKSFDDKGFGPPPTKWKGTCQVSANFTCSNKIIGAKYYKSDGFFDKGDLKSPRDSEGHGTHTASTAGGGLVNMASQLGFGLGTARGGVPSARIAVYKVCWYDGCDDADILAAFDDAISDGVDIITVSLGGDSAVDYFKDSIAIGSFHAAIKGILTSTSAGNEGPQLSTLLNFAPWSLSVAAATINRKFLTKVRLGNNKIYEGISINSFDLKNETFPLIYGGDAPNTTEGYSSSQSRYCFSNSLNKNLVKGKIVICDDFTNGSGPFLVGATGLVMKGRVVGDVVDSLPLPASFLSVDEGSKINTYMNSKRNATASIFRSNEVTDKLAPYIPSFSSRGPNPISRNILKPDLAAPGVYILAAWSPIAPISGVEGDDRIVNYNIFSGTSMACPHASATAAYIKSFHPTWSPAAIKSSLITTANPMRSNLNPESEFAYGSGLLNPIKAPFPGLIYDIEELDYVRFLCGEGYNTKLVQIITGNISIECPKGNNETIIIDLNHPSFALSTPASESFSRVFHRTVTNVGSPTSTYKANLIGPLGINITVEPSVLSFTSLGQKLSFALKIEGKLDGFLESASLLWDDGTFQVKSPIIIYVAL, encoded by the exons ATGGCAATTCCTTGGCTTCTCTTCGGCCTTGCTTACGCACTGCTCATCACAGCTCCTCAATCATCAACTTCTGAAGATAACCGAGAG GCTTATATTGTTTATATGGGTGATATACCAAAAGAAGAGGTTTCCACATCTTCCGTTCACATAAACATGCTGCAAAACGTCATTGGCAG CAATAATATTAAGCCAGCTGGAACTCTCCTCCATAGCTACAAAAGGAGTTTCAATGGATTTGCTGCCAAGCTCACTAAGGAAGAGGCTGAAAAAATGGCTG GAATGGAGGGTGTAGTGTCAATGTTCCCCAGCCAAAAGATGAACCTCCATACAACAAAGTCATGGGACTTCATTGGGTTTCCGCAGAATGTCAAAAGAAGCACAATGGAAAGTAACATCATCATAGGAGTATTCGAcaccggaatttggccggaatcCAAAAGCTTTGACGATAAAGGATTTGGTCCACCTCCCACCAAATGGAAGGGCACTTGCCAAGTCTCAGCCAATTTTACTTGCAGCAA CAAAATTATCGGAGCAAAGTATTACAAAAGCGATGGCTTTTTTGACAAAGGTGATCTAAAATCTCCAAGGGATTCGGAAGGCCATGGGACACACACAGCATCAACAGCTGGAGGGGGCCTAGTTAACATGGCAAGTCAATTGGGGTTTGGTTTGGGGACTGCAAGAGGAGGGGTCCCATCAGCTCGTATTGCTGTGTATAAAGTATGTTGGTATGATGGCTGTGATGACGCTGATATTTTAGCCGCTTTTGATGATGCAATTTCTGATGGGGTTGATATAATCACTGTTTCTCTTGGAGGTGACTCGGCTGTTGATTATTTCAAGGATTCAATAGCAATTGGATCTTTTCATGCCGCGATAAAAGGAATATTGACATCAACCTCTGCTGGTAACGAAGGTCCTCAACTGTCCACTCTCTTAAACTTTGCTCCATGGTCTCTTTCTGTGGCTGCAGCCACCATTAACAGGAAGTTCTTGACTAAGGTTCGCTTAGGTAACAACAAAATTTACGAg GGAATTTCAATCAACTCATTTGACCTCAAGAATGAGACATTTCCTCTAATATATGGTGGAGACGCACCAAATACAACAGAAGGTTATAGCAGCTCGCAATCCAG ATATTGTTTTTCAAACTCATTGAACAAGAATTTGGTGAAGGGTAAAATTGTGATCTGCGATGACTTTACAAATGGAAGTGGACCTTTTTTAGTCGGAGCTACTGGTCTTGTGATGAAAGGCCGAGTCGTAGGAGATGTAGTTGACTCGTTACCTTTGCCTGCATCTTTCCTTAGTGTAGACGAGGGTAGCAAGATTAACACGTATATGAACTCAAAAAG AAATGCAACTGCGTCCATATTCAGAAGTAACGAGGTAACAGATAAGCTGGCTCCTTATATACCCTCATTTTCGTCAAGGGGTCCAAATCCAATATCACGTAACATTCTCAAG CCGGATTTAGCTGCACCAGGAGTTTATATTCTGGCAGCATGGTCTCCAATTGCTCCAATTTCAGGCGTTGAAGGAGACGATAGGATAGTGAACTATAATATATTCTCAGGCACATCGATGGCTTGTCCACATGCTTCGGCCACTGCCGCATACATCAAATCATTCCATCCCACATGGTCCCCAGCTGCTATCAAGTCCTCTCTTATAACTACTG CTAATCCCATGAGATCCAATTTGAACCCTGAATCTGAATTTGCATATGGGTCCGGTCTGCTAAACCCTATCAAAGCTCCATTTCCTGGGTTGATTTATGATATTGAGGAGCTTGATTATGTGAGATTCTTGTGTGGAGAAGGCTACAATACCAAGTTAGTGCAAATCATTACAGGGAACATTAGCATCGAGTGTCCCAAAGGGAATAATGAAACAATTATTATTGACCTGAACCATCCTTCCTTTGCTCTTTCCACCCCAGCTTCAGAATCTTTCAGTCGTGTTTTCCACAGGACAGTGACAAATGTAGGGTCTCCAACTTCAACGTATAAAGCTAACTTGATTGGCCCATTAGGAATTAATATTACAGTTGAACCTAGTGTTTTATCGTTCACATCTCTCGGGCAAAAGCTATCGTTTGCGCTGAAGATAGAAGGAAAATTAGATGGATTTTTGGAATCTGCTTCATTGTTGTGGGATGATGGTACTTTCCAAGTGAAGAGCCCCATTATCATCTACGTTGCACTGTAA